In Pochonia chlamydosporia 170 chromosome 3, whole genome shotgun sequence, the following are encoded in one genomic region:
- a CDS encoding MOSC domain-containing protein (similar to Metarhizium acridum CQMa 102 XP_007807726.1) has protein sequence MKVTAIYVYPIKALRPVRLDKAQLTSQGVQYDRRFMLCRVDDADPSKLTKVQIDKVYGCGLFKQEIVDDSIHVTYLTPKEPVVPAHPLQKDVLKVSLSPDTSDLDTVDFDLHLSMVTAYRMGSKYDEWFSACFGFKTILIYIGDGRRPVLGTYAPQVEGPPEQRGWLSTISSYVTGTPQSAKEKPWLAFTDLAPFLVASEKSLANVRARVPSSDVAITAFRPNIVVDGEAEFDEDFWAELSANHEPFLTLTKMCSRCPSLNVDYDTGKIAEGERGTVLKKLMSDRRVDTGAKYSPVFGKYGFLNQGQENMVLSIGDEITVTRRADDRPVFDWPLRSRGAEPQFYKYS, from the exons ATGAAGGTCACCGCC ATATACGTGTATCCCATCAAGGCGCTTCGTCCAGTCCGCCTTGACAAAGCTCAGCTCACCTCGCAAGGAGTTCAATATGACCGCCGCTTCATGCTCTGCCGTGTGGACGATGCGGACCCTTCCAAGCTTACCAAAGTTCAAATCGACAAGGTGTATGGCTGTGGGCTCTTCAAGCAAGAAATCGTCGACGACAGCATTCACGTCACGTATCTGACCCCCAAGGAACCTGTCGTCCCTGCACATCCATTGCAAAAAGATGTCCTCAAGGTCTCGCTGAGCCCAGACACGTCCGACTTGGACACGGTGGACTTCGACTTGCACCTAAGCATGGTGACAGCGTACCGCATGGGTTCCAAGTATGACGAATGGTTCTCCGCctgctttggcttcaaaACCATCTTGATCTATATCGGAGACGGACGCCGCCCCGTCCTCGGAACGTACGCTCCTCAAGTGGAGGGCCCGCCAGAACAACGAGGTTGGCTATCCACGATATCCAGCTATGTCACTGGCACCCCGCAAAGTGCCAAAGAAAAGCCGTGGCTGGCCTTCACAGACCTGGCGCCTTTCCTCGTCGCCTCGGAAAAGTCGCTCGCCAACGTGAGAGCCCGAGTGCCCTCAAGCGACGTCGCAATCACAGCGTTCCGCCCCAACATTGTCGTGGACGGCGAGGCGGAATTTGATGAGGACTTCTGGGCCGAACTCTCCGCCAACCATGAGCCCTTCCTCACTCTTACCAAAATGTGTAGCCGCTGTCCGTCTCTCAACGTCGACTACGACACCGGCAAAATAGCCGAGGGCGAGAGAGGCACGGTCCTCAAGAAGCTCATGTCCGACCGACGGGTAGACACAGGTGCCAAGTACAGTCCCGTCTTCGGAAAATATGGCTTCCTGAACCAAGGACAGGAGAACATGGTTCTCTCCATAGGCGACGAAATCACCGTTACCAGACGCGCCGATGACCGACCCGTTTTTGACTGGCCCCTACGTTCTCGCGGCGCCGAGCCCCAATTCTACAAATACTCCTAA
- a CDS encoding acetamidase/formamidase (similar to Metarhizium acridum CQMa 102 XP_007807727.1) — MAHAHINHSNIHLKWSNKIPPVLTVESGTELNFDLKDGFNNLVHPKTTAAELPGLDTSQTDPAFGPVAVQGAEPGDVLRVDILDLTPAAYGWTAVFPNFGLLSDEFPGPHLKIWDLSTISEGYAEFKEGIRVPTQPFLGVMGLAPPQEGELSTIPPYNWGGNIDCKHITRGSSLYLPVQVPGALFSCGDGHAAQGDGEICGTAIETPMKARLRLTLEKNKPWIKSPHYLTSSEVKNRANNNRGQEYAAVGIDDNLLEATKKGLRSAIDWLVGEKGLTREEAYMLCSVVADLKIVEAVDMPHYAVACSIPLSIFVDKK; from the coding sequence ATGGCTCACGCCCACATCAACCACTCAAACATCCACCTCAAATGGTCCAACAAGATCCCACCAGTGCTCACAGTCGAGTCGGGCACGGAGCTCAACTTTGACCTCAAAGACGGCTTCAACAATCTAGTTCACCCGAAAACTACGGCCGCGGAGCTCCCAGGTCTGGATACATCTCAAACAGACCCGGCATTCGGTCCCGTTGCCGTGCAGGGCGCCGAACCAGGCGATGTCCTGCGAGTCGATATCCTCGACCTCACACCCGCAGCATACGGCTGGACAGCCGTCTTCCCCAACTTTGGCCTACTGAGCGACGAGTTTCCCGGGCCTCATCTCAAGATATGGGACTTGAGCACAATCTCAGAAGGCTACGCTGAGTTCAAAGAGGGTATCCGAGTGCCCACACAGCCGTTCCTGGGCGTCATGGGCCTTGCGCCGCCGCAAGAAGGGGAGTTGAGTACCATTCCGCCGTATAATTGGGGAGGCAACATCGACTGCAAGCACATCACCAGGGGTTCGAGTCTTTATTTGCCCGTGCAAGTCCCCGGTGCTCTATTCAGCTGCGGCGATGGCCATGCCGCCCAGGGCGATGGTGAGATATGCGGTACGGCCATTGAGACCCCAATGAAGGCTCGACTTCGTCTCACACTTGAGAAGAACAAGCCGTGGATTAAGTCTCCGCATTACCTGACTTCATCCGAGGTCAAAAATCGGGCGAACAACAATCGTGGGCAGGAGTATGCTGCCGTTGGAATAGACGACAATCTTTTGGAGGCTACTAAGAAGGGTCTCCGAAGTGCAATCGATTGGCTTGTCGGGGAAAAGGGCCTGACACGGGAAGAGGCGTACATGCTATGCTCAGTGGTTGCGGATTTGAAGATTGTCGAGGCTGTCGACATGCCTCATTATGCTGTAGCTTGTTCAATTCCTCTGAGCATTTTTGTAGATAAAAAGTAG
- a CDS encoding inositol pyrophosphate synthase (similar to Coccidioides immitis RS XP_001241329.1) yields the protein MDPTSPEQFNPTTLNVSINDQSSNRSSLSSTHREIRLDPSSTAGTGQGQPSRLHLQHQHQHQSTTPAASPTPSRSHSRKISASSIAASITGRKNRNVDSASSETNSERSSYSTASQPTPIPVKGSRSRHSRTHSALSDAGSDVLVFGEPHPSPTHSDTLRIRAGLNAENLTYGWLPEPALTTQSSLSDFQSRRLSSTSIYSLASARGIINYSSSAHGSDSGAPPRSVSGLMSSAKGASAGTPPEPALSNVVATTSSSNGAGTNGQHNLTTRDPHSQPLDLMRRNQRTDSNIRTQPDRSRSRAKRRFSGSATSTHSQGSDRGGYREREEAKPAPWGTIGICALDIKARSKPSRNILNRLIANRDFDVVVFGDKVILDEEVENWPMCDYLISFYSDGFPLEKAIAYVKTRKPFCVNDVPMQKVLWDRRVCLRLLDKVQVRTPNRLEVNRDGGPQILTPDMVKHIKDISGISIDPLDTTTATRPTTVELIDDGDALCVDGKVLQKPFVEKPTSGEDHNIIIYFAKSSGGGGRKLFRKIGNKSSDYVPDLTVPRAITEPEGSYVYESFMQVDNAEDVKAYTVGPNYCHAETRKSPVVDGIVRRNTHGKELRYVTSLSAEERGMASRISTTFGQRVCGFDLLRAAGKSYVIDVNGWSFVKDNDDYYEHCANILRELFVKDKMRREGTTPPLPSPEATDIDPMSRGSQQSKDREQISQSASSVTSRSTKGQGATAEQQNGDTDVKATGEAASPRPESTFNSTVPSTATSPLLPPPSELALPGTSTAASSVQSGPVSAPPTQAQDEETPTEAPPPPPKHAWKLKGMVSVIRHADRTPKQKYKFTFHTEPFIALLKGHQEEVLLIGEAALASVIQAVDVAYEAGIEDRSKLRALRNVLVKKGSWAGTKVQIKPMFRKKKPDESSPAIVELPPARHDADKIVSEGKVGECDGSECVPRSNSKRHDSLSGVTMSKFTAAEESLVLDKLQLIVKWGGEPTHSARYQAQELGENMRNDLMLLNRDIFDEVHVFSSSERRVSASAQIWACSFLDRNDLPEDFITTRKDLLDDSNAAKDEMDKVKKKLKGLLRKGNERPAEFAWPENMPEPSEVQTRVVQLMNFHRRVMQYNYGKLYNGAASSLGAISNPSSERLSMDGSSASISSLSAVNAVNGIQSRWCSGEDAELFRERWEKLFSEFCDGDKVDPSKISELYDTMKFDALHNRQFLEWVFTPPKSMLEDEYSQKEGKPKDSEDVKTSDDAKGEKGPSGSSDGSEKTDVPNRSVKKLFRRRSFLNNLRHMNDEAPPEQYFRLYKGANQAATKSDPRTEPLQELYRLAKVLFDFICPQEYGISDSEKLEIGLLTSLPLLKEIVQDLEEMQASADSKAFFYFTKESHIYTLLNSIIEGGIETKIKRSTIPELDYLSQICFELYESETKPPAESTLNDESTFTYSIRITISPGCHVFDPLHVQLDSRHCIGCAPRRSLTPHIDWLQVIKTLRAKFNQVKLPKTFLAVNLSDAFTFEEQERMASEPELLEMKALPPKDLLFGGTDMGTEDTATPVNETKPVEQTSTTPPFG from the exons ATGGACCCTACGAGCCCAGAGCAATTCAATCCCACCACTCTCAATGTCTCCATCAACGATCAGTCCTCGAACAGATCCTCCCTGTCATCTACACATCGCGAGATTCGATTAGACCCCTCCAGTACAGCCGGCACTGGTCAAGGGCAGCCGTCTCGATTGCacctgcaacaccaacaccaacaccaatcGACAACACCTGCGGCTTCACCGACACCTTCTCGTTCCCACTCTCGCAAAATCTCAGCGTCGTCCATCGCTGCCTCCATAACCGGTAGGAAGAATCGTAATGTCGATTCTGCTTCATCCGAAACCAACTCTGAGCGATCGTCCTACTCTACAGCCTCTCAACCAACCCCAATTCCAGTAAAGGGTTCTCGTTCTCGACATTCCCGAACCCACTCTGCCTTATCAGACGCTGGCAGCGACGTGCTAGTCTTTGGTGAGCCACATCCTTCGCCGACTCACTCGGATACCTTGCGCATCCGCGCTGGACTTAACGCCGAGAACCTCACTTACGGATGGTTGCCAGAGCCGGCCTTGACGACGCAGTCTTCTCTATCAGATTTTCAGTCCAGACGCTTGTCTAGTACTTCCATATACTCCCTGGCCTCTGCGAGGGGTATCATAAACTATTCCTCTTCCGCCCACGGCTCTGATTCTGGAGCGCCACCTCGCTCCGTGTCCGGCCTAATGTCGTCAGCAAAAGGAGCATCTGCTGGCACACCGCCAGAGCCTGCATTATCAAACGTCGTGGCCACGACCTCCTCGTCCAATGGGGCTGGCACCAATGGCCAGCACAATCTCACCACACGAGACCCTCACTCACAGCCTCTCGATTTGATGAGGAGAAACCAACGAACTGACTCAAATATACGCACTCAACCTGATAGGTCAAGAAGTAGAGCCAAGAGACGATTTAGCGGGAGTGCAACTAGCACCCATAGCCAAGGAAGCGACCGCGGCGGATATCGCGAAAGAGAGGAAG CCAAACCTGCTCCTTGGGGAACTATAGGAATCTGTGCATTGGATATAAAAGCGagaagcaaaccaagcaGAAACATCCTGAACCGCCTCATCGCAAACAGAGACTTTGATGTCGTTGTTTTTGGAGATAAAGTCATTCTTGACGAAG AGGTTGAGAATTGGCCGATGTG CGACTACTTGATATCGTTCTACTCGGATGGATTCCCTTTGGAAAAGGCAATCGCCTACGTCAAGACTCGAAAACCATTTTGTGTCAATGATGTACCCATGCAAAAGGTTCTGTGGGATCGTAGGGTCTGCCTTCGTTTGCTTGATAAAGTTCAAGTACGAACGCCAAATCGTTTGGAAGTAAATCGGGATGGTGGACCACAAatcttgacaccagacatggtaAAGCACATTAAGGACATTTCCGGGATCAGCATCGACCCCCTAGACACAACCACTGCAACTCGACCGACAACGGTAGAGCTCATCGACGATGGAGATGCCCTGTGTGTCGATGGCAAAGTTTTGCAGAAGCCTTTTGTTGAAAAACCGACAAGTGGTGAAGACCATAACATCATCATTTACTTTGCTAAAAGCTCGGGAGGTGGCGGCAGAAAGTTGTTTCGAAAAATTGGCAACAAGAGCTCGGATTATGTTCCAGATCTAACTGTGCCAAGAGCCATCACTGAGCCGGAAGGAAGTTATGTCTACGAGAGCTTCATGCAGGTAGACAATGCTGAGGATGTCAAGGCGTACACCGTCGGACCAAACTATTGTCACGCAGAAACCCGCAAATCCCCCGTAGTAGATGGCATCGTCAGGCGCAACACCCACGGCAAGGAACTGCGATATGTCACCAGTCTAAGCGCTGAAGAGAGGGGAATGGCTAGTCGAATATCAACAACATTTGGGCAGCGCGTTTGCGGCTTTGATTTGCTCCGAGCAGCTGGGAAGAGCTACGTTATCGATGTTAATGGCTGGAGTTTTGTCAAGGACAACGATGATTACTATGAGCATTGCGCCAACATTCTTCGGGAACTCTTTGTCAAAGACAAGATGCGTCGGGAAGGAACCACACCGCCCTTACCTTCTCCAGAGGCAACGGATATTGACCCCATGAGTCGAGGCTCGCAACAGAGCAAAGACCGCGAGCAAATATCGCAATCTGCATCTTCGGTCACGTCGAGATCTACAAAGGGGCAAGGAGCTACTGCGGAGCAGCAAAACGGCGATACCGACGTGAAAGCAACTGGTGAAGCAGCATCTCCTCGCCCCGAGAGTACTTTCAATTCGACGGTTCCAAGCACTGCTACAAGTCCCCTCCTCCCACCACCTTCAGAACTTGCCTTGCCCGGCACATCTACAGCTGCTTCATCCGTTCAGTCCGGACCTGTTTCGGCTCCGCCTACGCAAGCACAAGATGAGGAGACGCCGACGGAGGcgccacctcctcctccaaagcATGCGTGGAAATTGAAGGGAATGGTGTCTGTCATCCGACACGCGGACCGAACGCCAAAGCAGAAGTACAAATTTACTTTTCACACTGAGCCATTTATTGCTCTTCTCAAGggccatcaagaagaagtgctTCTAattggagaagctgcatTGGCAAGCGTAATTCAAGCCGTTGATGTAGCCTACGAGGCTGGGATTGAGGATCGATCAAAGCTCAGGGCTCTTCGCAATGTGCTAGTGAAAAAGGGAAGCTGGGCAGGAACAAAGGTTCAGATCAAACCTATGTTTCGGAAAAAGAAGCCCGACGAGTCCTCACCAGCTATTGTCGAACTACCACCGGCACGACATGATGCAGATAAAATTGTCTCAGAAGGCAAGGTTGGCGAGTGCGATGGCAGTGAGTGCGTACCGCGATCCAATTCCAAGAGACATGATTCCCTTTCCGGTGTCACCATGTCCAAATTCACAGCTGCGGAAGAAAGCCTGGTCCTGGACAAACTTCAACTCATTGTCAAGTGGGGTGGCGAGCCAACTCACTCGGCGCGGTACCAGGCGCAAGAACTGGGCGAAAATATGCGTAATGACTTGATGCTCCTAAACAGAGACATCTTCGACGAAGTTCACGTTTTTAGCAGCTCTGAAAGACGAGTGAGTGCAAGCGCTCAAATCTGGGCATGCTCATTTCTGGATCGGAACGATTTGCCCGAAGATTTTATCACCACACGCAAAGACTTGTTGGACGACTCAAATGCGGCCAAGGATGAAATGGATAAagtgaagaagaagttgaaAGGGCTGCTTCGCAAGGGCAATGAGCGTCCAGCAGAGTTCGCCTGGCCCGAGAACATGCCTGAGCCTTCCGAAGTCCAAACTCGGGTAGTTCAACTCATGAACTTTCACAGACGAGTGATGCAGTACAACTATGGCAAATTGTACAAtggcgccgcctcctccctTGGCGCCATTTCCAACCCCAGTTCGGAAAGGCTCAGCATGGACGGCTCCTCAGCATCGATCTCTTCCCTTTCAGCCGTGAATGCCGTGAACGGCATCCAGTCCAGATGGTGTAGCGGCGAAGATGCTGAGTTGTTCCGTGAACGATGGGAGAAGTTGTTTTCTGAATTTTGTGACGGCGATAAGGTAGACCCAAGCAAAATATCAGAACTCTACGACACGATGAAATTCGACGCTCTTCACAATCGCCAATTTTTGGAATGGGTATTCACGCCCCCAAAGAGTATGCTGGAGGACGAGTACTCTCAAAAGGAAGGGAAGCCAAAAGATTCCGAAGACGTCAAAACATCGGACGATGCAAAAGGCGAAAAAGGGCCAAGCGGCAGCTCTGACGGCTCTGAAAAGACAGATGTCCCAAATCGATCTGTCAAGAAGCTGTTTCGAAGGCGATCATTCCTCAATAACCTCAGACACATGAATGACGAAGCGCCGCCCGAGCAATACTTCCGTCTGTACAAAGGGGCCAACCAGGCAGCTACAAAGTCGGACCCTCGAACGGAGCCTTTGCAAGAGCTTTATCGATTGGCGAAGGTGTTGTTTGATTTCATCTGTCCACAGGAGTACGGCATTTCAGACAGCGAGAAGCTTGAAATTGGATTGCTGACGTCGCTCCCTCTTTTGAAGGAGATTGTCCAGGACTTGGAAGAGATGCAGGCATCGGCAGATTCCAAGGCTTTCTTTTACTTTACCAAGGAATCCCACATCTACACGCTCCTCAATTCCATCATTGAGGGCGGCATTGAGACTAAAATCAAACGGAGCACAATCCCCGAGCTTGATTACTTATCTCAAATATGCTTCGAGCTCTACGAGTCGGAGACTAAACCACCTGCAGAAAGCACACTCAATGATGAGTCGACGTTCACCTACAGCAtccgcatcaccatcagcccAGGTTGCCACGTTTTCGATCCCCTGCACGTGCAGCTCGATAGTCGGCATTGCATTGGCTGTGCCCCGAGACGCAGCTTGACTCCACACATAGACTGGCTCCAGGTCATCAAGACACTTCGAGCCAAGTTTAACCA AGTCAAATTACCCAAAACATTCTTGGCAGTGAACCTCTCAGACGCCTTTACTTTTGAGGAGCAAGAACGAATGGCTAGCGAGCCTGAGCTACTCGAGATGAAGGCTCTACCACCAAAAGATTTACTTTTTGGCGGTACTGACATGGGAACGGAGGATACGGCGACCCCAGTAAATGAGACGAAACCGGTTGAACAAACCAGTACAACTCCCCCTTTTGGTTGA